A region from the Sandaracinus amylolyticus genome encodes:
- a CDS encoding nitroreductase family protein, producing the protein MDRDARIARVLRYHERTMHRYPGGYARSLGHLDWATQPDPFRAYEGAPIVLLDEIAVGAGHEATWSAVRDATITPAPVDARTIAQLFYDALAISAWKQAGRSRWALRCNPSSGNLHPTEAYLLCDAFDGPGLFHYAPRMHGLERRRDLDVEAWRALAPDGGMIVGLASIAWREAWKYGERAFRYCMHDVGHAIGALAIAARPLGWSVRVIEGVDDARIARLLGLEESRGVESERPDVLLAIDPQGSRGALDVAWSDDVVGTACAGVLRGVANRLSSNHQRWDVIDDVEDASREDGAGEAHPAPPALVRSNHDGPSPSARLLARRRRSAVEMDGVTSISRDAFFRTMRSLVPALTPALHPLPWAPEVHPVVFVHRVEGLEPGLAILVRDPAAEPFLRSRIALADEWVRLPGAPDDLPLYGIAQGDARTIARALTCHQDIAADGAFAVAMLARFAPVLRARGPSWYRRLHWEAGHVGQLLYLEAEAHDVAATGIGCFFDDGIHELLGIESDDLRALYCFTVGGAVNDPRIQTQPAYSERG; encoded by the coding sequence ATGGATCGCGATGCGCGGATCGCGCGTGTGCTGCGTTATCACGAGCGCACGATGCATCGATATCCGGGCGGCTATGCGCGCTCGCTCGGACACCTCGACTGGGCCACTCAGCCGGATCCGTTCCGCGCCTACGAAGGCGCGCCGATCGTGCTGCTCGACGAGATCGCGGTGGGCGCCGGACACGAAGCGACGTGGAGCGCGGTGCGCGATGCGACGATCACGCCCGCGCCGGTCGATGCGCGGACGATCGCGCAGCTCTTCTACGACGCGCTCGCGATCTCCGCGTGGAAGCAGGCAGGTCGCTCGCGCTGGGCGCTGCGCTGCAATCCGTCGAGCGGGAACCTGCACCCGACCGAGGCGTACCTGCTGTGCGACGCGTTCGACGGGCCGGGGCTCTTCCATTACGCACCGCGCATGCACGGGCTCGAGCGCAGGCGCGACCTCGACGTGGAGGCGTGGCGCGCCCTCGCGCCGGACGGCGGGATGATCGTGGGGCTCGCGTCGATCGCGTGGCGCGAGGCGTGGAAGTACGGCGAGCGCGCGTTCCGGTACTGCATGCACGATGTCGGGCACGCGATCGGCGCGCTCGCGATCGCGGCGCGACCGCTGGGGTGGTCGGTGCGCGTGATCGAAGGCGTGGACGATGCACGGATCGCGCGCCTGCTCGGGCTCGAGGAGAGCCGTGGCGTCGAGTCGGAGCGGCCCGACGTGCTGCTCGCGATCGATCCGCAGGGCTCGCGCGGCGCGCTGGACGTCGCGTGGAGCGACGACGTCGTGGGCACCGCGTGCGCCGGCGTGCTGCGCGGCGTGGCGAATCGTTTGAGCTCCAACCATCAGCGCTGGGACGTGATCGACGACGTCGAGGACGCGAGCCGTGAGGACGGCGCAGGCGAGGCGCACCCGGCACCGCCGGCGCTGGTGCGCTCGAACCACGACGGCCCGTCTCCGTCCGCGCGCCTCCTCGCGCGCCGGCGTCGCAGCGCGGTCGAGATGGACGGCGTCACGTCGATCTCGCGCGATGCGTTCTTCCGCACGATGCGCTCGCTCGTGCCCGCGCTGACGCCCGCGCTGCATCCGCTGCCGTGGGCGCCCGAAGTGCATCCGGTGGTGTTCGTGCACCGTGTCGAGGGCCTCGAGCCCGGGCTCGCGATCCTCGTGCGCGACCCCGCGGCCGAGCCCTTCCTGCGCTCGCGGATCGCGCTCGCCGACGAGTGGGTCCGCCTGCCCGGCGCGCCCGACGATCTGCCGCTCTACGGCATCGCGCAGGGCGATGCGCGCACCATCGCGCGCGCGCTCACGTGCCATCAGGACATCGCCGCCGATGGCGCATTCGCGGTCGCGATGCTCGCGCGGTTCGCGCCGGTGCTGCGTGCGCGTGGTCCGTCGTGGTACCGGCGATTGCACTGGGAGGCGGGGCACGTCGGACAGCTGCTCTACCTCGAGGCCGAGGCGCACGACGTCGCCGCGACGGGCATCGGGTGCTTCTTCGACGACGGCATCCACGAGCTGCTCGGGATCGAGTCCGACGATCTCCGCGCGCTCTACTGCTTCACCGTCGGAGGCGCGGTGAACGATCCGCGCATCCAGACGCAGCCCGCCTATTCGGAGCGCGGCTGA
- a CDS encoding Fpg/Nei family DNA glycosylase — MPELPEVEHARRQFLAVLGEHETIIEARASDPIVVPMSHDAWRDALVGRRIESASRVGKNVLVALSGDHAMWFHLGMTGRLVRQGAKDEKIDEQTGLPRFTKWWIKTKRATLCLADARRLGRCIAGSREDVVRDGKLDELGPDALAIDSVDALRARVERAKGPIKAALMDQSRIAGLGNIQALETLWRAKLHPETPVPALKSDAWKSLYDAMHESLDAALETMRDTDEVVYVEAGGPNPFLVYDREGEPCPRCGTKLVREVTRGRSSYLCPKCQKKPRAK, encoded by the coding sequence ATGCCGGAGCTTCCCGAGGTCGAGCACGCGCGACGTCAATTCCTCGCCGTGCTCGGTGAGCACGAGACGATCATCGAAGCGCGCGCGTCCGATCCCATCGTCGTGCCGATGTCGCACGACGCGTGGCGCGACGCGCTCGTGGGGCGACGCATCGAGAGCGCGTCGCGCGTCGGCAAGAACGTGCTCGTCGCGCTGAGCGGCGATCACGCGATGTGGTTCCACCTCGGCATGACCGGACGCCTCGTGCGCCAGGGTGCGAAGGACGAGAAGATCGACGAGCAGACGGGACTGCCGCGCTTCACCAAGTGGTGGATCAAGACGAAGCGCGCGACGCTCTGCCTCGCCGACGCGCGCCGGCTCGGGCGCTGCATCGCGGGATCGCGCGAGGACGTGGTGCGCGACGGCAAGCTCGACGAGCTCGGTCCGGACGCGCTCGCGATCGACTCCGTCGATGCGCTGCGCGCGCGCGTCGAGCGCGCGAAAGGGCCCATCAAGGCGGCGCTGATGGATCAGTCGCGCATCGCGGGCCTCGGAAACATCCAAGCGCTCGAGACGCTGTGGCGCGCGAAGCTCCATCCCGAGACGCCGGTGCCCGCGCTGAAGAGCGATGCATGGAAGTCGCTCTACGACGCGATGCACGAGTCGCTCGATGCCGCGCTCGAGACGATGCGTGACACCGACGAGGTCGTGTACGTCGAAGCGGGCGGGCCCAATCCGTTCCTCGTCTACGACCGCGAGGGCGAGCCGTGCCCGCGCTGCGGAACGAAGCTCGTGCGCGAGGTGACGCGCGGACGGTCGAGCTATCTGTGCCCGAAGTGCCAGAAGAAGCCGCGCGCGAAGTGA
- a CDS encoding CmpA/NrtA family ABC transporter substrate-binding protein — MSDSRSGGADEAQRRRSRRASRKLADRALRRREFLKVAATAASTLAIGGSALGCSDGDPAAQPPPTAPAAAPAAGGASAPEVSAIRFGIIALTDCSPIVIAHERGIFRRYGIESSVVKGASWAAIRDSLTNGDIQATHMLLGMPLASTMGIGGSPRVPMVVPWLLNRNGQAITLANTFRGSVRGDAAALKPLVDEARAAGNPMTFAMTFPPGTHAMWMRYFLASGGIHPDRDVALVTVPPAQMVANMRIGRMHGFCVGEPWNARSIADGIGYTAITTQEMWRDHPEKVLAFREDFAEQNPRTVKAILKAIHEASVWLDDLANRPEQARIVSQTTYINCAPELILGRLQGHYDYGDGRTLEDPSYMIFSQRGCNAPQAKYASWFLSQFRRWGLVQGRPDYDGVARRVMRMDLYAEAMRELGVAVPEPDVRPETFFDGNVFDPADPEGYATSFPVHALAG, encoded by the coding sequence ATGTCCGATTCGCGTTCCGGCGGCGCCGACGAGGCGCAGCGCCGAAGGTCTCGTCGTGCCTCGCGCAAGCTCGCAGATCGCGCGCTGCGACGCCGCGAGTTCCTGAAAGTCGCGGCGACTGCCGCGTCGACGCTGGCGATCGGTGGCAGTGCGCTCGGTTGTTCGGACGGCGATCCCGCGGCACAGCCGCCGCCGACGGCGCCCGCTGCAGCGCCCGCCGCCGGCGGCGCCAGCGCGCCCGAGGTGAGCGCGATTCGCTTCGGAATCATCGCGCTCACCGACTGCTCGCCGATCGTGATCGCGCACGAGCGCGGGATCTTCCGACGGTATGGCATCGAGTCGAGCGTGGTGAAGGGTGCCAGTTGGGCCGCCATCCGCGACTCGCTCACCAACGGCGACATCCAGGCGACTCACATGCTCCTCGGGATGCCTCTCGCGTCGACGATGGGCATCGGCGGATCGCCCCGGGTCCCGATGGTCGTGCCGTGGCTCCTCAATCGGAACGGACAGGCGATCACGCTCGCGAACACGTTCCGGGGCAGCGTTCGCGGCGACGCCGCCGCGCTCAAGCCGCTCGTCGACGAGGCGAGAGCAGCCGGCAATCCGATGACCTTCGCGATGACGTTCCCGCCCGGAACGCACGCCATGTGGATGCGCTATTTCCTGGCGTCGGGCGGCATCCATCCCGACCGCGACGTCGCGCTCGTCACCGTGCCCCCCGCGCAGATGGTCGCGAACATGCGCATCGGACGCATGCACGGATTCTGCGTCGGAGAGCCCTGGAATGCGCGCAGCATCGCGGACGGGATCGGCTACACCGCGATCACCACGCAAGAGATGTGGCGCGATCACCCGGAGAAGGTGCTCGCGTTCCGCGAGGACTTCGCCGAGCAGAACCCGCGGACGGTGAAGGCGATCCTCAAGGCGATCCACGAAGCGAGCGTGTGGCTGGACGACCTCGCGAACCGTCCCGAACAGGCACGCATCGTCTCGCAGACCACGTACATCAATTGCGCGCCCGAGCTCATCCTCGGGCGACTGCAGGGCCACTACGACTACGGCGATGGGCGCACGCTCGAAGATCCGAGCTACATGATCTTCAGTCAGCGTGGCTGCAACGCGCCGCAGGCCAAATACGCCTCGTGGTTCCTCAGCCAATTCCGGCGCTGGGGACTGGTGCAGGGGCGCCCCGACTACGACGGTGTCGCACGCCGCGTGATGCGGATGGACCTCTACGCCGAGGCGATGCGCGAGCTCGGCGTGGCGGTGCCCGAGCCCGACGTGCGTCCGGAGACGTTCTTCGACGGCAACGTCTTCGATCCGGCCGATCCCGAGGGCTACGCGACGTCGTTCCCGGT
- a CDS encoding GMC family oxidoreductase N-terminal domain-containing protein: MQAVVREHFSPLSVHEGRAHAGDLERDCDVVVVGSGAGGATVATELALAGQRVIVIEEGRHVPADQYGAMRQSESLRHVWREGGLTAAFGIGGAPTVNVTMGKVVGGSSVCTGGVCFRVPGFVLDEWSREMGIPGMTATGLDPFYSHVEKAIHVEEVPVSMRSRSTELFAIGAEKLGRPVKPMRRNTRGCDGCGRCNFGCPHVAKLSVDVSYLPRAIAAGAEVWSQCLVERVRVANGRAIGVEGRLLNGPRGAKGGRLRVRAKRVVVACGGIHTPVLLQASGLGGIGSHVGKHLTLHPGFRVYARFDEKVRGWAGAMQSAYSDALEHEGITMNSLFVPASVIAATMPGAGPDHVRLAEQVGQIAMFGAMVHDEGGGYVVRNPFGREPLVLYRCSKKDVGAFWKGIRAVGETFLEAGAKELFLPILGSHGLTPDQFRALELERTPVTRLECASQHPLGTARMGTSAAHGAVDPWGESWDVKELFVADASILPSSLGVNPQLTVMAMATRIAWHLRERKLPS; this comes from the coding sequence ATGCAAGCGGTCGTGAGGGAGCACTTCTCGCCGCTCTCGGTCCACGAGGGGCGCGCGCACGCCGGCGACCTCGAGCGTGACTGCGACGTCGTCGTCGTCGGCTCGGGCGCGGGCGGCGCGACGGTCGCGACCGAGCTCGCGCTCGCGGGCCAGCGCGTGATCGTGATCGAAGAAGGACGTCACGTGCCCGCCGATCAATACGGCGCGATGCGGCAGAGCGAGTCGCTGCGGCACGTCTGGCGCGAGGGCGGCCTCACCGCGGCGTTCGGGATCGGCGGCGCGCCGACCGTGAACGTCACGATGGGCAAGGTCGTCGGCGGCTCGAGCGTGTGCACCGGCGGCGTGTGCTTCCGCGTGCCCGGCTTCGTGCTCGACGAGTGGTCGCGCGAGATGGGCATCCCGGGCATGACCGCGACGGGGCTCGATCCGTTCTACTCGCACGTCGAGAAGGCGATCCACGTCGAGGAGGTGCCGGTCTCGATGCGCTCGCGCTCGACCGAGCTCTTCGCGATCGGCGCCGAGAAGCTGGGGAGACCGGTGAAGCCGATGCGCCGCAACACGCGCGGCTGCGACGGCTGCGGTCGCTGCAATTTCGGCTGCCCTCACGTCGCGAAGCTCAGCGTCGACGTGTCGTATCTGCCGCGCGCGATCGCGGCGGGCGCCGAGGTCTGGTCGCAGTGCCTCGTCGAGCGCGTGCGCGTCGCGAATGGACGCGCGATCGGCGTCGAGGGTCGGCTGCTCAACGGACCGCGTGGCGCCAAGGGTGGTCGGCTGCGGGTGCGCGCGAAGCGCGTGGTGGTCGCGTGCGGAGGCATCCACACGCCGGTGCTCCTGCAGGCGAGCGGGCTCGGCGGCATCGGAAGCCACGTGGGCAAGCACCTCACGCTGCACCCGGGGTTCCGCGTCTACGCGCGCTTCGACGAGAAGGTGCGCGGATGGGCGGGCGCGATGCAGAGCGCCTACTCCGACGCGCTCGAGCACGAAGGCATCACGATGAACTCGCTGTTCGTGCCCGCGAGCGTGATCGCCGCGACGATGCCTGGCGCGGGGCCCGATCACGTGCGGCTCGCCGAGCAGGTCGGGCAAATCGCGATGTTCGGCGCGATGGTGCACGACGAGGGCGGCGGATACGTGGTGCGCAATCCGTTCGGGCGCGAGCCGCTCGTGCTCTATCGCTGCTCGAAGAAGGACGTCGGCGCGTTCTGGAAGGGCATCCGCGCGGTGGGCGAGACCTTCCTCGAAGCGGGGGCGAAGGAGCTCTTCCTCCCGATCCTCGGCAGCCACGGGCTCACGCCGGATCAGTTCCGCGCGCTCGAGCTCGAGCGAACGCCGGTGACGCGCCTCGAGTGCGCGTCGCAGCACCCGCTCGGCACCGCGCGCATGGGCACCAGCGCGGCGCACGGCGCGGTCGATCCCTGGGGCGAGAGCTGGGACGTGAAGGAGCTCTTCGTCGCCGATGCGAGCATCTTGCCCTCGAGCCTCGGCGTGAACCCGCAGCTCACGGTCATGGCGATGGCGACGCGCATCGCGTGGCACCTGCGGGAGCGAAAGCTGCCGAGCTGA
- a CDS encoding TonB-dependent receptor plug domain-containing protein, whose protein sequence is MKRAHLALCLVLSLCGSVGVAHAQPGAGREEMEVDDYAELSLEELLGDVVSASQRRESLFRAPANVTVIEPDDIRASGARSVPELLRSVPGVQVIATAPGNYVVSMRGMGGLTGNNLVVLLDGVQLNSPVDGEVDWSTLPVSIDDIARIEVVRGPVSPIYGANAYTGMIRIDTTALPEAEEARAGARVVGGIDSTLQPAGEVSAWFRGRRGPVSASVQAHGTLDDHFRPGETLDQPGLRALGLGARLGVALEERIDLTLDAGAAMSERSALDYLVLEPEPQLSARGYGRLALTMRELAPEVPRLSVWTRGRWSVRRADDEQYTGFSYDDTNALDGQIGADLELALPYEIDVLVGADAGGTYVDAPFVHPDENGVLRGSVGVYVNADMDIAEMFNIGAAVRTDVSPFADGPQVSVRASAMYFQPNFSIRVIGASAYRNPTYVEVASRFRDPSTDIILLEGTAGLALPRVDSLEAIVAAGFDGRFSLRASAYVARALDLVVGDFTPLTRKTFRTDDDETVFAGGEIELDWTIADDITLRLGGAAVGFLTTPDDPAVTVGVAEHNSLITATAELRGRVPEARLDLAAGATFFSERQYDVRVGLPPQLVRIDVPHGARLHGTASWRPVQEIPLDLRLITVVHLPHELVESPLPSAGRLGSRVLLGVDIQTD, encoded by the coding sequence ATGAAGAGAGCCCATCTCGCGCTCTGTCTCGTTCTGTCTCTCTGCGGGAGCGTCGGAGTCGCGCACGCTCAGCCGGGCGCGGGACGCGAGGAGATGGAGGTCGACGACTACGCGGAGCTCTCGCTCGAAGAGCTGCTGGGTGACGTCGTCTCCGCGTCACAGCGCCGAGAGAGCCTGTTCCGCGCGCCTGCGAACGTGACCGTGATCGAGCCCGACGACATCCGCGCATCGGGCGCGCGCAGCGTGCCCGAGCTGCTGCGCAGCGTGCCGGGCGTGCAGGTGATCGCGACGGCGCCGGGCAACTACGTCGTGTCGATGCGCGGAATGGGCGGTCTCACCGGCAACAACCTCGTCGTGCTCCTCGACGGAGTGCAGCTGAACAGCCCGGTCGACGGCGAGGTCGACTGGTCGACGCTTCCGGTCAGCATCGACGACATCGCGCGCATCGAGGTGGTGCGCGGCCCGGTCAGCCCGATCTACGGCGCGAACGCGTACACCGGCATGATCCGGATCGACACGACCGCGCTGCCCGAGGCCGAAGAGGCGCGCGCGGGCGCGCGGGTCGTGGGCGGAATCGACAGCACGCTGCAGCCCGCGGGAGAGGTGTCGGCGTGGTTCCGCGGCCGCCGCGGACCGGTGTCGGCGAGCGTGCAGGCGCACGGCACGCTCGACGATCACTTCCGCCCCGGCGAGACGCTCGATCAGCCGGGGCTGCGCGCGCTGGGGCTCGGCGCGCGGCTCGGCGTCGCCCTCGAGGAGCGAATCGATCTCACGCTCGACGCAGGCGCCGCGATGAGCGAGCGCAGCGCGCTCGACTACCTCGTGCTCGAGCCCGAGCCGCAGCTCTCGGCGCGCGGCTACGGCCGGCTCGCGCTGACGATGCGCGAGCTCGCGCCGGAGGTGCCGCGCCTGAGCGTCTGGACGCGCGGGCGCTGGTCGGTCCGTCGCGCCGACGACGAGCAGTACACCGGCTTCAGCTACGACGACACGAACGCGCTCGACGGACAGATCGGTGCCGATCTCGAGCTCGCCCTGCCCTACGAGATCGACGTGCTCGTCGGCGCCGACGCGGGCGGCACCTACGTGGACGCGCCGTTCGTGCATCCCGACGAGAACGGCGTGCTGCGCGGCAGCGTGGGTGTCTACGTCAATGCCGACATGGACATCGCGGAGATGTTCAACATCGGCGCGGCGGTGCGCACCGACGTCTCGCCCTTCGCCGACGGACCGCAGGTGTCGGTGCGCGCGTCGGCGATGTACTTCCAGCCGAACTTCTCGATTCGCGTCATCGGCGCGAGCGCCTATCGCAATCCCACCTACGTCGAGGTGGCCAGTCGATTCCGCGATCCGAGCACGGACATCATCCTGCTCGAGGGCACCGCGGGCCTCGCGCTGCCGCGCGTCGACTCGCTCGAGGCGATCGTCGCGGCGGGCTTCGATGGCCGGTTCTCTCTGCGCGCGAGCGCGTACGTGGCGCGCGCGCTCGATCTCGTGGTCGGCGACTTCACGCCGCTCACGCGCAAGACGTTCCGCACCGACGACGACGAGACGGTGTTCGCCGGCGGCGAGATCGAGCTCGACTGGACGATCGCCGACGACATCACGCTGCGCCTCGGCGGCGCCGCGGTGGGCTTCCTGACGACGCCCGACGATCCCGCGGTGACGGTCGGCGTCGCGGAGCACAACTCGCTGATCACCGCGACCGCGGAGCTGCGCGGCCGCGTGCCCGAGGCGCGGCTCGATCTCGCCGCGGGCGCGACGTTCTTCTCGGAGCGCCAGTACGACGTGCGCGTCGGGCTGCCTCCGCAGCTCGTGCGCATCGACGTGCCACACGGCGCGCGGCTGCACGGCACCGCGTCGTGGCGGCCGGTGCAGGAGATCCCGCTCGATCTGCGGCTGATCACGGTGGTGCACCTGCCGCACGAGCTCGTGGAGTCGCCGCTGCCGTCGGCGGGACGGCTCGGCAGCCGCGTGCTCCTCGGCGTCGACATCCAGACCGACTGA
- a CDS encoding sigma-54-dependent transcriptional regulator, whose product MNDSSTTTPVPAAPTPSAANASTTVLVVDDERENLEALERIFAREGFRVLTAESGRRALDVCRAQRVHVVVTDLMMPGMSGIDLLKALETVAPDAEVVLMTAYGTIETAVEAMRAGAYDFVEKPLKRMQMVKTVQKAAERHALVAENRTLKQELSALKSGSGGVRPIIGSSPALRRALDIAYQAAPSTANVLVLGESGTGKELLARAIHERSGRGGAFVAVNLAALPETIVEGELFGYEKGAFTGAVQKREGRVAQAEGGTLFLDEIGELSPQVQVKLLRLLQEGEYEPLGGRTRRADFRLIAATNKDLRQLITEQRFREDLYYRLNVIAITSPPLRDRQGDVPLLVDHFLEVYCRKNGKPRMELAREALEKLQDYSWPGNVRELENVIERAVVLSRGATLTLADLPSQITQAERRGSDLSFSMGTPLEEIERRVIRATLDHTRGDKQLAAQLLGISARTIYRKLADLNEPDAAE is encoded by the coding sequence ATGAACGACAGCTCGACGACGACCCCGGTCCCGGCCGCGCCCACGCCCTCGGCCGCCAACGCCTCCACGACGGTCCTGGTCGTCGACGACGAGCGCGAGAACCTCGAGGCGCTCGAGCGCATCTTCGCGCGCGAGGGCTTCCGCGTGCTCACCGCGGAGTCGGGCCGCCGCGCGCTCGACGTGTGCCGCGCGCAGCGCGTCCACGTGGTCGTGACCGACCTGATGATGCCGGGCATGAGCGGCATCGATCTGCTGAAGGCGCTCGAGACCGTCGCGCCCGACGCCGAGGTCGTGCTGATGACCGCGTACGGCACGATCGAGACCGCCGTCGAGGCGATGCGCGCGGGCGCCTACGACTTCGTGGAGAAGCCGCTCAAGCGCATGCAGATGGTGAAGACCGTGCAGAAGGCGGCGGAGCGCCACGCGCTCGTCGCCGAGAACCGCACGCTCAAGCAGGAGCTCTCCGCACTGAAGTCGGGCTCGGGTGGCGTGCGGCCGATCATCGGATCGTCGCCCGCGCTGCGCCGCGCGCTCGACATCGCGTACCAGGCCGCGCCGAGCACCGCGAACGTGCTGGTCCTCGGCGAGAGCGGCACCGGCAAGGAGCTCCTCGCGCGCGCCATCCACGAGCGCAGCGGGCGCGGCGGCGCGTTCGTCGCGGTGAACCTCGCGGCGCTGCCCGAGACGATCGTCGAGGGCGAGCTCTTCGGCTACGAGAAGGGCGCGTTCACCGGCGCGGTGCAGAAGCGCGAGGGGCGCGTCGCGCAGGCCGAGGGCGGCACGCTCTTCCTCGACGAGATCGGCGAGCTCAGCCCGCAGGTGCAGGTGAAGCTGCTGCGCCTGCTGCAGGAAGGCGAGTACGAGCCGCTCGGCGGCCGCACGCGGCGCGCGGACTTCCGCCTGATCGCCGCGACGAACAAGGACCTGCGCCAGCTGATCACCGAGCAGCGCTTCCGCGAGGACCTCTACTACCGGCTCAACGTCATCGCGATCACGAGCCCGCCGCTCCGCGACCGACAGGGCGACGTGCCGCTGCTCGTCGATCACTTCCTCGAGGTCTACTGCCGCAAGAACGGCAAGCCGCGCATGGAGCTCGCGCGCGAGGCGCTCGAGAAGCTCCAGGACTACTCGTGGCCCGGCAACGTGCGCGAGCTCGAGAACGTGATCGAGCGCGCGGTCGTGCTCTCGCGCGGCGCGACGCTCACGCTCGCGGATCTGCCGTCGCAGATCACGCAGGCCGAGCGGCGCGGGAGCGATCTCTCGTTCTCGATGGGCACGCCGCTCGAGGAGATCGAGCGCCGCGTGATCCGCGCGACGCTCGATCACACGCGCGGCGACAAGCAGCTCGCGGCGCAGCTCCTCGGCATCAGCGCGCGCACGATCTACCGCAAGCTCGCGGACCTGAACGAGCCCGACGCGGCCGAGTGA
- a CDS encoding PA0069 family radical SAM protein, translating into MPRSVQNPPNRFSSTEIDYEGEAPLAELTPIEERAKSILSENDSPDVGFRWSINPYRGCYHGCAYCYARPSHQYLGYGAGTDFDRKIVVKINAPELLREAFDRPSWSGETIAISGNTDCYQPLEAKYRLTRALLELCLAYKNPVGLITKGSVIRRDLDVLAALARTTRCRVTMSIAFASDDDARAIEPWASPPSKRFETLKMLADAGVPCGVSLAPVIPGLNDSQMPEILERAKDCGASHAFIVLLRLPSEVLPVFDERLAQALPMRHAKVMNAIREMRGGRMYESDFGLRQVGRGERWRMIEQLFETHLRRLGLDRRSTAMDTDEDPPTTFERPKKQLTLF; encoded by the coding sequence ATGCCGCGCTCGGTGCAGAACCCGCCGAACCGCTTCTCCTCGACGGAGATCGACTACGAGGGCGAGGCGCCGCTCGCGGAGCTCACACCGATCGAAGAGCGCGCGAAGTCGATCCTCTCGGAGAACGACAGCCCCGACGTCGGCTTCCGCTGGTCGATCAACCCGTACCGCGGCTGTTACCACGGCTGCGCGTACTGCTACGCGCGCCCCTCGCACCAATATCTCGGCTACGGCGCGGGCACCGACTTCGATCGCAAGATCGTCGTGAAGATCAACGCGCCCGAGCTGCTGCGCGAGGCGTTCGATCGTCCCTCGTGGAGCGGGGAGACCATCGCGATCTCCGGCAACACCGACTGTTATCAGCCGCTCGAGGCGAAGTACCGGCTCACGCGCGCGCTGCTCGAGCTCTGCCTCGCGTACAAGAACCCGGTCGGGCTCATCACGAAGGGCTCGGTGATCCGGCGCGACCTCGACGTGCTCGCCGCGCTCGCCCGCACGACGCGCTGTCGCGTCACGATGTCGATCGCGTTCGCGAGCGACGATGACGCGCGCGCGATCGAGCCCTGGGCGTCACCGCCGAGCAAGCGCTTCGAGACGCTGAAGATGCTCGCCGACGCGGGCGTGCCCTGCGGCGTGTCGCTCGCGCCGGTCATTCCCGGGCTCAACGACTCGCAGATGCCGGAGATCCTCGAGCGCGCGAAGGACTGCGGCGCGAGCCACGCGTTCATCGTGCTGCTGCGCCTGCCGAGCGAGGTGCTCCCGGTGTTCGACGAGCGCCTCGCGCAGGCGCTCCCGATGCGCCACGCGAAGGTGATGAACGCGATCCGCGAGATGCGCGGCGGGCGCATGTACGAGAGCGACTTCGGGCTGCGTCAGGTCGGGCGCGGCGAGCGCTGGAGGATGATCGAGCAGCTCTTCGAGACGCACCTGCGGCGCCTCGGGCTCGATCGCCGCAGCACCGCGATGGACACCGACGAAGATCCGCCGACGACGTTCGAGCGCCCGAAGAAGCAGCTCACGTTGTTCTGA
- a CDS encoding phytanoyl-CoA dioxygenase family protein encodes MLRDSDIEHFVTEGFVRVDDAFPRAIADEARAILWNETGCDPNDRTTWTRPVIRLGGYAQPPFVKAASTPTICAALDRIVGEGRWVPLRGLGTFPIRFPSEVSAGDDGWHVDVSFALPEDDPNDFMGWRANVASRGRALLALFLFSDVGEDDAPTRIRARSHVDLARRLAPAGERGMTLRELAANDFAESATRPEVLATGPAGTVYLCHPFLVHAAQRHRGTTPRFLAQPPVFPKQPLRIDDAASAPVEIAIREALRTT; translated from the coding sequence ATGCTGCGCGACTCCGACATCGAGCACTTCGTCACCGAGGGCTTCGTGCGCGTCGACGACGCGTTCCCGCGCGCGATCGCCGACGAGGCGCGCGCGATCCTGTGGAACGAGACGGGCTGCGATCCGAACGACCGCACCACGTGGACGCGCCCGGTGATCCGACTCGGCGGCTACGCGCAGCCGCCGTTCGTGAAGGCCGCGAGCACGCCGACGATCTGCGCTGCGCTCGACCGCATCGTCGGCGAAGGCCGATGGGTGCCGCTGCGCGGGCTCGGCACGTTCCCGATCCGCTTCCCGTCCGAGGTGTCCGCGGGGGACGACGGATGGCACGTCGACGTGAGCTTCGCGCTGCCCGAGGACGACCCGAACGACTTCATGGGATGGCGCGCGAACGTCGCGTCACGCGGGCGCGCGCTGCTCGCGCTCTTCCTGTTCTCCGACGTCGGCGAGGACGACGCGCCGACGCGCATCCGCGCGCGCTCGCACGTCGATCTCGCGCGGCGGCTCGCGCCCGCGGGCGAGCGCGGGATGACGCTGCGCGAGCTCGCGGCGAACGACTTCGCGGAGAGCGCGACGCGCCCCGAGGTGCTCGCGACCGGGCCCGCGGGCACGGTGTACCTCTGTCATCCGTTCCTCGTGCACGCAGCGCAGCGACATCGCGGCACGACGCCGCGCTTCCTCGCGCAGCCTCCGGTGTTCCCGAAGCAGCCGCTGCGCATCGACGACGCGGCGAGCGCGCCGGTCGAGATCGCGATCCGCGAGGCGCTCAGAACAACGTGA